Proteins encoded by one window of Chondromyces crocatus:
- a CDS encoding carbamoyltransferase family protein — MRILGLSAYYHDAAAALLSDGDLVTTVTEEIFTRKKHDASFPARAVAYCLEQGGITARDLDHVVFYEDTRLKFDRLLASIVSTAPRSLPQFVRAIPQWLGDKLWTERNIRRDLGYDGKLHVVEHHASHAASAFLCSPFEEAAILTVDGVGEWATATMGVGRGPSISIQREIRFPHSLGLLYSAFTHYLGFKVNSAEYKVMGLAPYGEPTFDAQFREIIDVAEDGSFRLDMKYFRYHYALDMTHPRLHALFGGPPRRDDEPLTQRHKDIAASLQRVVDTVMVRLARALHRETGLTKLCLAGGVALNCVANGHILRETPMKELFIQPAASDAGGALGAALYAQHALLGQPRSFTFRNPFLGPSYTDEEIETYLRSVGATYEKLSREDLLETTAKLIEEQHVIGWFQGKMEWGPRALGARSILGDARSASMRDTINLKIKFREGFRPFAPTVLAEHVSAWFELDCESPYMLLVAQVRPSHRTIPAVTHVDGSARVQSIERSMNPLYYDLVETFHRRTGTPIIINTSFNVRGEPIVMSPQHAHECFMRTDMDDLILGSFWLKKSAQKALPHIVRGDGAFAPD, encoded by the coding sequence ATGCGAATCCTCGGCCTCTCCGCGTACTACCACGACGCTGCCGCTGCCTTGCTCTCCGACGGAGATCTCGTGACCACCGTCACCGAGGAGATCTTCACCCGCAAGAAGCACGACGCGAGCTTCCCCGCGCGGGCCGTCGCCTACTGCCTCGAACAGGGCGGCATCACGGCGCGCGACCTCGATCACGTCGTCTTCTACGAGGACACGCGCCTCAAATTCGACCGCCTCCTCGCCTCGATCGTCTCGACGGCGCCCCGCAGCCTCCCGCAGTTCGTGCGCGCCATCCCGCAATGGCTCGGTGACAAGCTGTGGACCGAGCGGAACATCCGCCGCGACCTCGGGTACGACGGCAAGCTGCACGTCGTCGAGCACCACGCCTCGCACGCGGCGAGCGCCTTTCTCTGCTCCCCCTTCGAGGAGGCCGCCATTCTCACCGTCGACGGCGTCGGTGAATGGGCCACGGCCACCATGGGCGTGGGCCGTGGCCCGTCCATTTCAATCCAGCGCGAGATCCGGTTCCCGCATTCACTTGGCCTCCTGTACAGCGCCTTCACCCATTACCTCGGGTTCAAGGTGAACAGCGCCGAATACAAGGTCATGGGCCTGGCCCCTTATGGCGAGCCCACCTTCGACGCGCAGTTCCGCGAGATCATCGACGTGGCCGAGGACGGGAGCTTCCGCCTCGACATGAAGTATTTCAGATACCACTACGCGCTCGACATGACCCACCCGCGCCTCCACGCCCTCTTCGGGGGCCCCCCGCGGCGTGACGACGAGCCGCTCACCCAGCGCCACAAGGACATCGCTGCGAGCCTCCAGCGGGTCGTCGACACCGTCATGGTGCGCCTCGCGCGCGCGCTCCACCGCGAGACCGGGCTGACGAAACTCTGCCTGGCAGGCGGCGTCGCGCTCAATTGCGTGGCCAATGGCCACATCCTCCGCGAGACCCCCATGAAGGAGCTGTTCATCCAGCCCGCGGCCTCGGACGCTGGCGGAGCCCTCGGCGCCGCGCTGTACGCGCAGCATGCCCTCCTCGGGCAACCCCGCTCGTTCACCTTCCGCAACCCCTTCCTGGGCCCCTCCTACACCGACGAGGAGATCGAGACCTACCTCCGCTCCGTCGGCGCGACCTACGAGAAGCTCTCGCGCGAAGACCTGCTCGAAACCACCGCGAAGCTCATCGAGGAACAGCACGTGATCGGCTGGTTCCAGGGCAAGATGGAGTGGGGCCCCCGCGCCCTCGGTGCCCGCAGCATCCTGGGCGACGCCCGCAGCGCCTCGATGCGCGACACCATCAACCTCAAGATCAAGTTCCGCGAGGGCTTCCGCCCCTTCGCGCCCACCGTCCTCGCCGAGCACGTCAGCGCGTGGTTCGAGCTCGACTGCGAGAGCCCCTACATGCTCCTCGTCGCCCAGGTCCGCCCCTCCCACCGGACCATCCCCGCCGTCACCCACGTCGACGGCTCCGCGCGCGTCCAGAGCATCGAGCGGTCCATGAACCCCCTCTATTACGACCTCGTGGAGACGTTCCACCGCCGCACCGGGACGCCGATCATCATCAACACCTCGTTCAACGTCCGCGGCGAGCCGATCGTCATGAGCCCTCAGCACGCCCACGAGTGCTTCATGCGCACCGACATGGACGATCTGATCCTCGGCTCCTTCTGGCTGAAGAAGAGCGCCCAGAAGGCACTCCCGCACATCGTGCGGGGCGATGGCGCCTTCGCGCCGGATTGA
- a CDS encoding aldo/keto reductase — MLTKRKLGTQGLEVSAIGLGCMGMSQSYGAADEQESIATLHRALELGVTFLDTAEVYGPFVNEELLGRALVGKRDQVVLATKFGFRIEGGKMAGLDSRPAHIREVAEASLRRLNTDHIDLFYQHRVDPNVAMEDVAGAVGELVREGKVRFFGLSEAGERNLRRAHAAFPVSALQSEYSLWERNLESAILPALRALGIGLVPFSPLGRGFLTGHVKRAEEYPEGDFRRGDPRFQGANYDANVRAAQVVRDLAAQKGGTPGQIALAWLLHKGDDVVPIPGTKRRSYLEENVGAARLRLSAEEMQKLDEALRPEAIAGPRYNEKLMATIDR, encoded by the coding sequence ATGCTGACCAAGAGGAAGCTCGGAACCCAGGGCCTCGAAGTCTCTGCCATCGGCCTCGGCTGCATGGGGATGAGCCAGTCGTACGGTGCGGCCGACGAGCAGGAGTCGATCGCCACCCTCCACCGCGCCCTCGAGCTGGGCGTCACCTTCCTGGACACGGCCGAGGTCTACGGACCCTTCGTCAACGAAGAGCTGCTCGGCCGCGCGCTCGTGGGCAAGCGCGACCAGGTCGTGCTCGCGACCAAGTTCGGCTTTCGCATCGAGGGCGGCAAGATGGCGGGGCTCGACAGCCGACCCGCGCACATCCGCGAGGTCGCCGAGGCCTCGCTGCGCCGCTTGAACACCGATCACATCGACCTCTTCTACCAGCACCGCGTCGACCCGAACGTCGCCATGGAGGACGTCGCTGGCGCGGTCGGTGAGCTGGTGCGCGAGGGCAAGGTGCGCTTCTTCGGCCTCTCGGAGGCGGGGGAGCGCAACCTCCGCCGCGCGCACGCCGCGTTCCCCGTCTCGGCGCTCCAGAGCGAGTACTCCCTCTGGGAGCGCAACCTGGAGTCCGCGATCCTCCCGGCGCTCCGGGCGCTGGGCATCGGCCTCGTGCCCTTCAGCCCCCTCGGGCGTGGCTTCCTGACGGGCCACGTGAAGCGCGCCGAGGAGTACCCCGAGGGCGACTTCCGGCGCGGTGACCCCAGGTTCCAGGGTGCGAACTACGACGCCAACGTCCGGGCCGCGCAGGTCGTGCGGGATCTCGCGGCGCAAAAGGGCGGCACGCCGGGGCAGATCGCGCTCGCGTGGCTGCTCCACAAGGGGGACGACGTCGTGCCCATCCCGGGCACCAAGCGACGCAGCTACCTGGAAGAGAACGTCGGTGCGGCCAGGCTGCGCCTGTCGGCCGAGGAGATGCAGAAGCTCGACGAAGCGCTGCGCCCCGAGGCCATCGCCGGGCCCCGCTACAACGAGAAGCTGATGGCGACGATCGACCGTTGA
- a CDS encoding glycoside hydrolase family 19 protein, producing MSGSNTPTNPGVASGGSPIVLPDQVPLPVPRPVREGEQTPTSPNAGDEATSEVDSTVAACPNGCPRCCAKITTQQVKDMWPSAASERIEGTKDAFNEFFEKFEINTCLRKAHFFAQVMKEVGPKIRLVESLDYTPAALKSTFSYYRNNPDMADLHGRVPPDQAADQEAIGNHAYGSNSQLGNDSIESGNGYKYRGRGYIQVTGKYNYEQAQKHIDSEYPGSGVDIVTNPETLGEYRTGMIASMAYWKAKKINLKADMGSTGDDVDRVTEIVNKHTKTYADRRKNFEDTTKVVFKVAECPNHP from the coding sequence ATGAGCGGCAGCAACACACCGACCAACCCGGGCGTGGCCAGCGGCGGCTCCCCGATCGTTTTGCCCGATCAGGTTCCCCTGCCGGTGCCGCGGCCCGTCCGCGAGGGCGAGCAGACGCCGACCAGCCCGAACGCGGGCGACGAGGCGACCTCCGAGGTCGACTCCACGGTCGCCGCGTGCCCGAACGGATGCCCGCGCTGCTGCGCGAAGATCACCACCCAGCAGGTGAAGGACATGTGGCCCTCGGCGGCGTCGGAGCGCATCGAGGGGACGAAGGACGCCTTCAACGAGTTCTTCGAGAAGTTCGAGATCAACACCTGCCTGCGCAAGGCGCACTTCTTCGCCCAGGTGATGAAGGAGGTCGGCCCGAAAATCCGGCTGGTCGAGAGCCTCGATTACACACCGGCCGCCCTGAAGTCGACCTTCAGCTACTACCGCAACAACCCCGACATGGCCGACCTGCACGGCCGGGTGCCACCCGATCAGGCCGCGGACCAGGAAGCCATCGGCAACCACGCCTACGGGAGCAACAGCCAGCTCGGCAACGACAGCATCGAGTCGGGCAACGGCTACAAGTACCGCGGGCGTGGCTACATCCAGGTGACGGGGAAGTACAACTACGAGCAGGCGCAGAAGCACATCGACAGCGAGTACCCTGGATCGGGCGTCGACATCGTGACCAACCCGGAGACGCTGGGCGAGTACCGCACCGGGATGATCGCCTCCATGGCCTACTGGAAGGCCAAGAAGATCAACCTGAAGGCCGACATGGGCTCGACCGGCGACGACGTCGACCGGGTGACGGAGATCGTCAACAAGCACACGAAGACGTACGCCGACCGGCGCAAGAACTTCGAGGACACCACGAAGGTGGTCTTCAAGGTGGCCGAGTGCCCGAACCATCCGTGA
- a CDS encoding glycoside hydrolase family 19 protein, whose protein sequence is MSGSRTPTSPSAGVGASTPISTPAQVPLPTPRPDLAVPQLPDSVPLPRPRPDLPSAAAPGAGAGDPVASAPGAGAAGAGDGAAAATGDGAGAQAPTSPAAGADAEAPADSPVNSCPLGCPRCKAKITKEQMKEIFTSAADDKLQGITDAFNEAFEKFEINTCLRKSHFFAQIREEVGPSITTLAENMNYSVEGLKSTFKYFRDNPNEAALYGRSPGKPADQQAIANRAYANRIGNGNIASGDGWQFRGKGYIQLTGRSNYQNVQTEIDSKYPGSGIDIMQNEGDILTVRGGMISAMAYWTMNNLNIKADMGARDEDVNRITAVVNFHTKSYADRRTHFKQTRKTFKLSQCPNFEGHGESLLERLKD, encoded by the coding sequence ATGAGTGGCAGCCGAACTCCGACCTCTCCTTCCGCTGGCGTGGGCGCCTCCACGCCGATCAGCACGCCCGCGCAGGTGCCGCTCCCGACGCCCAGGCCCGACCTGGCCGTGCCTCAGCTCCCGGACAGCGTCCCGCTCCCCAGGCCTCGCCCGGACCTGCCTTCTGCCGCAGCGCCCGGCGCTGGCGCCGGCGATCCCGTGGCCAGCGCGCCCGGGGCAGGGGCGGCTGGCGCAGGCGATGGCGCGGCGGCGGCGACGGGAGATGGCGCTGGCGCGCAAGCGCCCACCAGCCCGGCCGCGGGCGCGGATGCAGAGGCGCCGGCCGACTCGCCGGTGAACTCGTGCCCCCTCGGGTGCCCGCGCTGCAAGGCGAAGATCACCAAGGAGCAGATGAAGGAGATCTTCACCAGCGCCGCGGACGACAAGCTGCAGGGCATCACCGACGCCTTCAACGAGGCCTTCGAGAAGTTCGAGATCAACACCTGCCTGCGCAAGTCGCACTTCTTCGCGCAGATCCGCGAGGAGGTGGGGCCCTCGATCACGACGCTCGCGGAGAACATGAACTACTCCGTCGAGGGGCTGAAGAGCACGTTCAAGTACTTCCGCGACAACCCGAACGAGGCCGCGCTCTACGGGCGGTCGCCCGGCAAGCCCGCCGACCAGCAGGCCATCGCGAACCGCGCCTACGCGAACCGGATCGGCAACGGCAACATCGCCAGCGGCGACGGCTGGCAGTTCCGCGGCAAGGGCTACATCCAGCTCACCGGGCGCAGCAACTACCAGAACGTGCAGACCGAGATCGACAGCAAGTACCCCGGCTCGGGCATCGACATCATGCAGAACGAGGGCGACATCCTGACGGTGCGCGGCGGGATGATCTCGGCGATGGCCTACTGGACGATGAACAACCTGAACATCAAGGCGGACATGGGCGCGCGCGACGAGGACGTGAACCGCATCACGGCCGTGGTCAACTTCCACACGAAGTCGTACGCAGACCGGCGGACGCACTTCAAGCAGACGCGGAAGACGTTCAAGCTGTCGCAGTGCCCGAACTTCGAGGGGCATGGTGAGTCGCTGCTGGAGCGGCTGAAGGACTGA
- a CDS encoding RCC1 domain-containing protein, whose product MRGRGWMRFTGLAAIAWAAAACGSTVSTEPKPPVVEEEEEPPPLPPGMCRDGRPAAPVIEEGCAEEPLPEEDGSTCVRTIYSLGLGDEHTCAMVSGGRVKCWGAGEALGLGDVEDRGDEPGEMGGCLPTVDLGSDLPVTRLTAGAKHSCALLEDGTVRCWGNNERGELGLGDRASRGRAPLEMGKNLRAVDLGTDAVVLGVRAGRAHTCAVLRDSLLKCWGENGQGQLGLGDRRDRGGEPGDMGDNLPTVDLGQGERLVGLAVGGDHTCVWMVSGRLKCWGANGAGQLGLGDDTNRGEKGWQMGDSLPAVNLGTDERITLVATGLYHTCALFEGGSVKCWGGDHAGALGVSGTHGDRPESMGDNLPVVNLGAGKKAVSIAAGDHRTCALLDDGSVKCWGANYDGELGLGDRKDRGYEPEDMGDGLPAVDLGTGAVATGIRMRGKHTCVWLRGGDLKCWGVNTRGQLGLGHAAPRGTAKRRMGDALPAVEL is encoded by the coding sequence ATGCGGGGTCGAGGATGGATGCGCTTCACAGGGCTCGCAGCGATCGCGTGGGCAGCGGCAGCGTGCGGTTCGACGGTGAGCACCGAGCCGAAGCCGCCGGTCGTCGAGGAGGAGGAAGAGCCTCCGCCGCTTCCACCCGGGATGTGCCGTGATGGCCGCCCCGCTGCGCCGGTGATCGAGGAGGGATGCGCAGAGGAACCCCTTCCGGAGGAGGATGGCTCCACGTGCGTCAGGACGATCTATTCGCTGGGGCTCGGCGATGAGCACACCTGCGCGATGGTGTCGGGAGGGCGGGTGAAATGCTGGGGCGCGGGTGAGGCGCTCGGGCTCGGTGACGTCGAGGACCGGGGCGATGAGCCAGGAGAGATGGGCGGCTGTCTCCCGACGGTGGATCTGGGCAGTGATCTGCCCGTCACCCGTCTCACGGCGGGAGCGAAGCACTCCTGCGCGCTGCTCGAAGACGGCACGGTGCGGTGCTGGGGCAACAACGAGCGCGGTGAGCTCGGGCTCGGGGACCGCGCGAGCCGCGGGCGCGCTCCGCTCGAGATGGGAAAGAACCTGCGCGCTGTGGATCTGGGGACGGATGCCGTGGTCCTTGGGGTGAGGGCGGGGCGTGCGCATACCTGCGCCGTGCTGCGTGATTCCTTGCTCAAATGCTGGGGCGAGAATGGCCAGGGTCAGCTCGGGCTCGGCGACCGGAGGGACCGCGGAGGCGAGCCGGGCGACATGGGAGACAACCTGCCCACGGTGGACCTGGGGCAAGGCGAGCGACTCGTCGGGCTGGCGGTGGGCGGGGACCACACCTGCGTGTGGATGGTGAGCGGCCGGCTCAAGTGCTGGGGCGCAAACGGCGCGGGTCAGCTCGGGCTCGGCGATGACACGAACCGCGGGGAGAAGGGCTGGCAGATGGGCGATTCCTTGCCCGCGGTGAACCTGGGGACGGACGAGAGGATCACCCTCGTGGCGACGGGCCTGTACCACACCTGCGCGCTGTTCGAAGGCGGCTCGGTGAAGTGCTGGGGTGGGGACCACGCGGGCGCCCTCGGGGTCTCGGGGACCCACGGGGACAGACCCGAGAGCATGGGCGACAACCTGCCGGTGGTGAACCTGGGGGCCGGGAAAAAGGCGGTCTCCATCGCTGCTGGCGATCACCGCACCTGTGCGCTGCTGGACGATGGATCGGTGAAGTGCTGGGGCGCCAACTACGACGGGGAGCTCGGGCTCGGAGACCGGAAGGATCGAGGCTACGAGCCCGAAGACATGGGCGATGGCTTGCCCGCCGTGGACCTCGGGACCGGCGCGGTGGCCACGGGGATCAGGATGCGCGGGAAGCACACCTGCGTGTGGCTTCGCGGGGGGGACCTGAAATGCTGGGGTGTCAACACCCGCGGACAGCTCGGGCTCGGCCACGCCGCGCCTCGCGGCACAGCCAAGAGGCGCATGGGGGATGCGCTCCCCGCCGTGGAGCTGTGA
- a CDS encoding RCC1 domain-containing protein → MRLLNGVLVVVLAGVVTVAAGCGEDRDVCDSSCDAVIDVSLGGSHSCAILEGGRLKCWGAVQDGQEGFTDTDLLGDEPGEMGDSLPVVDLGRDREVVAVAAGGGHTCALLRGGDVKCWGDNRFGQLGLGDSRSRGDGPGEMGNRLPVVDLGRGKTAVALVAGWAHTCALLSEGTVKCWGENRFGQLGLGDVEHRGDDADDMGDALPEVDLGAGAEVVSLAAGSAHTCALLRGGEVKCWGYNGYYQLGIGDYGDRGGAEGEMGNRLPRVDLGTGQVAVALAAGQDHTCALLREGKLKCWGTNDARQLGFEDSMYAGGSAKTMGDNLPVVEVGAGEVIARVVAGSYHTCAQMVSGVVRCWGSNGAGQLGLGREDHQLAFMDEEGARLPPVNLGEGARAVWIRSGSDHVCAGLHDGSFKCWGNNGSGQLGLGDMNSRGLLPEDMGDRLPTVQVGAGRK, encoded by the coding sequence ATGCGTCTACTGAACGGTGTGCTCGTCGTGGTGCTCGCAGGGGTGGTGACGGTTGCGGCAGGCTGCGGAGAAGACCGCGACGTCTGTGATTCGTCGTGTGACGCCGTGATCGACGTCTCCCTGGGGGGATCGCACTCCTGCGCCATCCTGGAAGGAGGCAGGTTGAAGTGCTGGGGGGCCGTCCAGGATGGCCAGGAAGGGTTCACAGACACGGACCTCCTCGGCGACGAGCCCGGAGAGATGGGAGACAGCTTGCCCGTGGTGGATCTCGGCCGGGACCGGGAGGTGGTCGCCGTCGCTGCCGGGGGGGGGCACACGTGCGCGTTGCTGCGGGGTGGGGACGTCAAATGCTGGGGTGACAACCGATTCGGTCAGCTCGGGCTCGGGGACTCGCGGAGCCGCGGAGACGGGCCCGGAGAGATGGGCAACCGGCTCCCCGTGGTGGATCTGGGCCGCGGGAAGACGGCGGTGGCTCTCGTGGCGGGGTGGGCTCACACGTGCGCGCTGCTCAGCGAGGGGACGGTCAAGTGCTGGGGCGAGAATCGGTTCGGTCAGCTCGGGCTCGGTGATGTCGAGCATCGCGGCGACGACGCGGACGATATGGGAGACGCCCTGCCCGAGGTGGATCTGGGAGCGGGCGCGGAGGTGGTCTCTCTGGCAGCAGGAAGCGCGCATACGTGCGCATTGCTGCGCGGAGGGGAGGTCAAGTGCTGGGGCTACAATGGCTACTACCAGCTCGGAATTGGTGACTACGGCGACCGCGGGGGCGCTGAAGGAGAGATGGGCAATCGCCTGCCGAGGGTGGACCTGGGAACGGGTCAGGTGGCGGTCGCTCTCGCGGCCGGGCAAGACCATACGTGCGCGCTGCTGCGCGAAGGGAAGCTCAAATGCTGGGGGACCAACGATGCTCGCCAGCTAGGGTTCGAAGACTCTATGTATGCGGGCGGATCGGCAAAGACCATGGGCGACAACCTGCCCGTGGTGGAAGTCGGCGCTGGGGAGGTGATCGCCCGTGTCGTCGCGGGGTCGTACCACACGTGCGCGCAGATGGTGAGCGGCGTCGTCCGGTGCTGGGGGAGCAACGGTGCCGGTCAGCTCGGGCTCGGCCGAGAGGACCATCAACTGGCATTCATGGACGAGGAGGGGGCGCGCTTGCCGCCAGTGAATCTGGGCGAGGGAGCGCGAGCCGTGTGGATCCGTTCGGGCAGTGACCATGTCTGCGCCGGTCTGCACGACGGGTCTTTCAAGTGCTGGGGAAACAATGGCTCGGGTCAGCTCGGGCTCGGTGACATGAATTCGCGCGGCCTGCTCCCGGAAGACATGGGAGACAGGCTCCCGACCGTGCAGGTGGGCGCCGGGCGGAAGTAG
- a CDS encoding RCC1 domain-containing protein, with protein MNDVLIVVLGGMAVLGAGCGESRDVCDGSCDAVVDVVDVSLGGFHSCAILNGGRLKCWGDNFVGQLGLGDREFRGDEPGEMGGRLPLVDLGITGEVVAVAAGAAHTCALLREGTVKCWGSNRHGQLGLGDTASRGDEPGEMGDRLPVVDLGRGKKAIAIAAGIAHTCALLSEGTVKCWGDNRHGQLGLGDVEERGDEAGEMGDELPEVSLGAGATVLSVVTGGEHTCALLQGGAVKCWGKNDYNQLGFDTFYNRGDQVAEMGGYLPRVNLGTGQVAVALAAGNDHTCAQLREGTLKCWGTNSSGQLGFGGYSGIGSREETMGDILPLVEVRPGEAIVSVVAGAYHTCALLTSGVVQCWGANFYGQVGVGREDERLHFTGAEGDRLPAVNLGENAQGVWVRVGTTHTCAGLQDGTFKCWGANAGGQLGMGDERDRGHLPEDMGEGLPAVKVVSEGR; from the coding sequence ATGAACGATGTTCTCATCGTGGTGCTCGGAGGGATGGCGGTGCTCGGAGCAGGGTGCGGCGAGAGCCGCGACGTCTGCGATGGGTCGTGCGACGCTGTGGTCGACGTGGTCGACGTCTCCCTGGGAGGGTTTCATTCCTGCGCCATCCTGAACGGGGGCAGGCTGAAATGCTGGGGTGACAACTTCGTGGGCCAGCTCGGGCTCGGGGACAGAGAGTTCCGTGGGGACGAGCCAGGAGAGATGGGCGGCCGCTTGCCCCTGGTGGATCTCGGCATCACGGGGGAGGTCGTCGCCGTCGCGGCGGGGGCGGCTCACACGTGCGCGTTGCTGCGCGAGGGGACCGTCAAGTGCTGGGGCAGCAATCGGCACGGTCAGCTCGGACTCGGCGACACGGCGTCTCGAGGGGACGAGCCAGGAGAGATGGGCGACCGCCTGCCTGTGGTGGATCTGGGTCGCGGAAAGAAGGCGATCGCCATCGCTGCGGGGATAGCGCACACGTGCGCGCTGCTGAGCGAGGGGACCGTCAAATGCTGGGGCGACAACCGGCACGGTCAGCTCGGGCTCGGCGACGTCGAGGAGCGCGGCGACGAGGCGGGCGAGATGGGCGACGAGCTGCCCGAGGTGTCTCTGGGAGCGGGGGCGACGGTGCTCTCCGTGGTCACGGGTGGCGAGCACACGTGCGCCCTGCTGCAGGGGGGAGCGGTCAAATGCTGGGGCAAAAATGACTACAACCAGCTCGGATTCGATACCTTCTACAACCGCGGGGACCAGGTGGCAGAGATGGGCGGCTACCTGCCCCGGGTGAACCTGGGGACGGGTCAGGTGGCGGTCGCCCTCGCGGCCGGGAACGACCACACCTGCGCGCAGCTGCGCGAAGGAACGCTCAAGTGCTGGGGAACCAACTCCAGTGGCCAGCTCGGGTTCGGAGGCTACTCGGGTATCGGCAGCAGGGAGGAGACCATGGGCGACATCCTGCCCCTGGTGGAGGTCAGACCTGGAGAGGCGATCGTCAGCGTCGTCGCGGGGGCGTATCACACGTGCGCGCTGCTGACCTCCGGCGTCGTCCAGTGCTGGGGAGCGAACTTCTACGGTCAGGTCGGCGTCGGCAGGGAAGACGAGCGTCTGCACTTCACGGGCGCCGAGGGGGATCGCTTGCCCGCGGTGAATCTGGGTGAGAATGCGCAGGGGGTGTGGGTTCGCGTGGGTACCACCCACACCTGCGCGGGTCTCCAGGACGGGACCTTCAAATGCTGGGGAGCCAATGCCGGTGGTCAGCTCGGAATGGGTGATGAGCGGGATCGCGGCCACCTCCCGGAGGACATGGGCGAGGGGCTCCCAGCCGTGAAGGTGGTGTCCGAGGGCAGGTAG
- a CDS encoding RCC1 domain-containing protein, which yields MRVSFVLVALLGATAAGCGQVNERSQASPDALCADGPSAVDEGGETCAPADALAGTCVPVCGVRDVGVGTGYSCAVLHDGRVKCWGYNDVGTLGLGSRAVVGDEPGEMGGGLAAVDLGMGNSATAIAAGYLHVCALLDSGAVKCWGQNHAGTLGLGDERNRGELPGQMGDALPPVDLGRGKVAVALAAAAFSTCAVLSDGTVKCWGAGPLGIPLLDDNWHRGDEPGEMGDHLPTVDLGEGRAVVSLVAGYGHYCALLSNSTVKCWGYNDHGQLGQGDTASRGAGEREMGSWLLPVRLGTGKTAMSIAAGGAHTCAVLNDGAVKCWGNNWSGQLGLVDEASRGDEAGEMGDDLPEVDLGPGKTAVAIVAGERHTCALLSDGAVTCWGYNESGVLGRGRDYSVSYGAAPGEMGEGLRRVELGAGEEVTLLRTGWEHTCARLGRGNIKCWGGNYSGELGLGDTRPRGVYRSDMGDDLPAVKLYSERW from the coding sequence ATGCGTGTGTCATTCGTCCTGGTGGCCTTGCTCGGAGCGACCGCGGCAGGCTGTGGTCAGGTCAACGAGCGCAGCCAAGCGTCGCCGGATGCCCTGTGCGCCGATGGCCCTTCTGCCGTCGATGAGGGCGGCGAGACCTGCGCGCCGGCCGATGCCCTCGCGGGGACCTGCGTGCCGGTGTGCGGGGTGCGCGATGTCGGGGTCGGGACAGGGTACTCCTGCGCCGTCCTGCACGATGGGCGGGTGAAATGCTGGGGGTACAACGACGTGGGGACGCTCGGGCTCGGCTCTCGCGCGGTCGTGGGGGACGAGCCGGGCGAGATGGGCGGCGGGCTGGCTGCGGTCGATCTGGGGATGGGGAACTCGGCGACGGCGATCGCCGCGGGCTACCTGCACGTCTGCGCGCTGCTCGACAGTGGCGCCGTCAAATGCTGGGGGCAGAACCACGCCGGGACGCTCGGGCTGGGCGACGAGAGGAACCGAGGTGAGCTTCCAGGGCAGATGGGAGACGCCTTGCCGCCCGTGGATCTCGGCCGAGGCAAGGTGGCGGTCGCCCTCGCCGCCGCGGCGTTCTCCACGTGCGCGGTGCTGTCCGACGGGACCGTCAAATGCTGGGGGGCAGGTCCCCTGGGCATCCCCTTGCTGGACGACAACTGGCACCGCGGGGACGAGCCGGGCGAGATGGGCGATCACTTGCCGACGGTGGATCTGGGCGAGGGCAGGGCGGTGGTCTCCCTCGTCGCTGGCTACGGCCATTACTGCGCGCTGCTGAGCAACAGCACGGTGAAGTGCTGGGGTTACAATGACCACGGCCAGCTCGGGCAAGGCGACACGGCATCACGGGGCGCCGGCGAGCGTGAGATGGGTTCGTGGTTGCTGCCGGTGCGTCTCGGCACGGGGAAGACGGCGATGTCGATTGCTGCAGGAGGGGCGCATACGTGCGCCGTGCTGAACGATGGCGCCGTGAAATGCTGGGGCAACAACTGGAGCGGCCAGCTCGGGCTGGTTGACGAAGCGTCACGCGGGGATGAAGCCGGCGAGATGGGCGATGACCTGCCCGAGGTGGATCTGGGACCGGGAAAGACGGCGGTGGCCATCGTCGCAGGTGAACGTCACACCTGCGCGCTGCTGAGCGACGGCGCCGTGACCTGCTGGGGTTACAACGAGTCGGGGGTGCTCGGGCGGGGGAGGGACTACAGCGTGTCCTACGGAGCGGCTCCCGGCGAGATGGGCGAGGGGTTGCGGCGGGTGGAGCTGGGCGCGGGGGAGGAGGTCACGCTGCTCCGGACGGGCTGGGAGCACACCTGCGCTCGTCTCGGCAGAGGCAACATCAAGTGCTGGGGGGGCAACTACTCGGGTGAACTCGGCCTCGGCGACACGCGCCCTCGCGGGGTCTACCGGAGCGACATGGGCGACGATCTTCCCGCGGTGAAGCTCTACTCGGAGCGCTGGTAG